A window of Bacteroidota bacterium contains these coding sequences:
- a CDS encoding general secretion pathway protein GspD, with product MEQHLKTLSENVAGLNQKVEVSISNGALHEFLKGLAVAHNLNFNIAPDINKRITAFFSNERMETVLVYLARQYDLDYSFTGNIISISNYIDPNSISRSGPKEISILFTPGTQTFTMDLKDDSLVTVAKKITQYSGRNIMVLPELYPKRISGYVQDMTAQNAIEKLAIANLFKVTKTNDNSFLLEALKPDEEIVAKSMIDPNSDFAIRKVNRNSGQSSSGTYNISLDSAGKKQITLNIVNLPIKDVIKNIAEQASINYFVYSDLLGNATATVYKLEFDKVLNYILQGTKYTFNVNNGVYMIGDRKDEGLRAHKLIQLKYRSVDSLLPAIPQELRQNVEIQEFKELNSFLLSGSQPQIKEIENFVTELDKTVPMVLIEVILMDVKKSKSIQTGITMGISDSVKTGGTLLGGPGTDFTFGSNDINRFIDQIGLNNVFNIGRVTPNFYVSLKALENNSNVELRQTPKLSALNGHTANLSIGSTRYYSVRTQNVIGSLTPQTVVTEQYIPVEASLAIDIEPFVSGDQQITLNINIDISDFLFNTPINVPPPSASSKFRSIIRVKNEEMIVLGGIERTEKSEEGSGTPFLSRIPLIKWLFSSRTKVDSKTVSVVFIKPTIIN from the coding sequence ATTGAGCAGCATCTCAAAACATTATCAGAAAATGTAGCCGGTCTAAACCAAAAAGTTGAGGTGTCAATATCCAATGGAGCGTTGCATGAATTCTTAAAAGGGCTTGCTGTTGCGCATAATCTGAATTTCAATATTGCCCCGGATATCAATAAGCGCATCACGGCATTTTTCTCCAATGAAAGAATGGAAACTGTTCTGGTATATCTTGCCCGGCAATATGATCTCGATTATTCATTTACCGGGAATATCATTTCCATCTCAAATTATATTGATCCAAATTCAATTAGCCGTTCAGGGCCAAAAGAAATAAGCATCCTTTTTACCCCGGGGACACAAACATTTACAATGGATCTTAAAGATGATTCATTGGTAACTGTTGCAAAAAAGATCACTCAATACTCGGGGCGAAATATAATGGTGTTGCCAGAATTGTATCCGAAAAGGATATCGGGTTATGTGCAGGATATGACAGCACAGAACGCAATTGAAAAACTGGCGATCGCCAATTTATTTAAAGTCACTAAAACAAATGATAATTCCTTTTTACTGGAAGCGTTGAAACCCGATGAAGAAATAGTTGCAAAATCAATGATTGATCCAAATTCAGATTTTGCAATAAGAAAAGTAAACAGGAATTCGGGACAATCTTCATCGGGCACCTATAACATTTCACTTGATTCCGCCGGTAAAAAACAAATAACACTTAACATCGTCAACTTGCCGATAAAAGATGTAATTAAAAATATTGCCGAACAAGCTTCCATAAACTACTTTGTCTATTCAGATCTGCTGGGCAATGCTACTGCTACGGTCTATAAACTGGAATTCGATAAAGTTCTAAACTACATTTTACAGGGCACCAAATACACCTTTAATGTAAATAATGGTGTCTATATGATCGGGGACAGAAAAGATGAAGGGCTAAGAGCTCATAAATTAATACAGCTAAAATATCGTTCAGTTGATTCATTACTTCCCGCCATTCCCCAGGAATTGCGGCAAAATGTAGAGATCCAGGAATTCAAAGAATTAAACAGCTTTCTACTTAGCGGATCACAACCACAAATAAAGGAAATAGAAAATTTCGTAACGGAACTGGATAAAACGGTTCCGATGGTATTGATCGAGGTCATTCTCATGGATGTTAAGAAAAGTAAATCCATTCAAACAGGCATTACTATGGGAATATCAGATTCAGTAAAAACGGGAGGAACATTATTAGGAGGCCCCGGAACAGATTTCACGTTTGGATCAAATGATATAAACCGTTTTATTGATCAGATAGGGTTGAATAATGTATTCAATATTGGCAGAGTCACTCCAAATTTTTATGTCTCATTGAAGGCACTTGAGAATAATAGTAATGTGGAACTCCGCCAGACTCCGAAACTATCGGCATTAAATGGCCATACAGCTAACCTAAGTATTGGAAGTACCCGTTACTATTCTGTCCGAACACAAAATGTTATCGGTTCCTTAACTCCACAAACGGTAGTAACAGAGCAATACATACCAGTCGAAGCAAGTCTTGCAATAGACATTGAGCCTTTTGTATCCGGTGACCAGCAGATTACATTAAACATCAATATTGATATTTCTGATTTTCTGTTCAATACACCGATAAATGTTCCTCCTCCCTCTGCAAGTAGTAAGTTCAGATCGATCATCAGGGTAAAAAATGAAGAAATGATTGTATTAGGGGGTATTGAAAGAACCGAAAAGAGTGAAGAAGGGTCAGGAACGCCTTTTTTGTCAAGAATACCTCTTATCAAATGGCTTTTTAGTAGTCGCACCAAAGTAGATAGCAAAACGGTTTCTGTAGTATTTATAAAACCGACAATAATAAATTGA